In Centropristis striata isolate RG_2023a ecotype Rhode Island chromosome 5, C.striata_1.0, whole genome shotgun sequence, a single genomic region encodes these proteins:
- the zgc:113274 gene encoding LOW QUALITY PROTEIN: uncharacterized protein zgc:113274 (The sequence of the model RefSeq protein was modified relative to this genomic sequence to represent the inferred CDS: deleted 2 bases in 1 codon), giving the protein MPKTYKRKTSWGSTPLEEMERAATDVKGGKSIRSVAKEINIDRSTLRRYVKKREAKEVKTVGYGGTAEAKRVISEEVEKEQAEHIKKLSEQFHGLTPKKCRELALALAERNNIPTPSNWIEKGLAGKDWFKNFMARHHLSSVCLKRHLLEGLQPSVKLQLGSSLTIWQR; this is encoded by the exons ATGCCGAAAACCTACAAGAGGAAAACAAGCTGGGGCTCAACC CCCCttgaagagatggagagagcagCCACTGATGTTAAGGGGGGAAAGTCCATCAGATCAGTggcaaaagaaataaatattgaCAGGTCAACACTAAGGAGATACGTGAAAAAGAGGGAGGCAAAGGAAGTGAAAACAGTAGGGTACGGTGGAACAGCAGAAGCAAAGAGAGTCATCtcagaggaggtggagaaggagCAAGCTGAGCATATCAAGAAGCTCTCGGAGCAGTTCCATGGCCTTACTCCAAAGAAATGCCGTGAACTGGCTTTGGCATTGGCAGAAAGGAATAATATTCCTACCCCCAGCAACTGGATAGAGAAAGGTTTAGCCG gtaaAGATTGGTTCAAGAATTTTATGGCACGCCACCATCTCTCCTCCGTATGCCTGAAGCGTCATCTTTTGGAAGGGCTACAGCCTTCAGTAAAACTACAGTTGGGGAGCTCTTTGACAATCTGGCAAAGGTGA